The Chitinophagales bacterium genome has a window encoding:
- a CDS encoding gliding motility-associated C-terminal domain-containing protein yields the protein MKRLVYTSVAAVFLLMTLTGFKAKASHAAGGELIYQWVSDSTYRFYFKFYRDCTGIPEPGTVNLCAYSTCTNQNFNTTMNKLTTLPGGIPNGSQVATGCANQPSTCQNTSSPIPGYREWWYSADVTLTHKCNYWQFGVSINARNPSVNIVSGNFYVEVRLNNQLAQGNSSPVFSVKPVPYVCLNQFYKYNNGGVDPDGDSVAFQVVNPLAAGNCVGTAANCSFQSGTPAYSIPNNPFQTNNTFAISATTGEMSFTPGLLGSQTVAIKANEYRNGVFIGSVMRDIQVQVLNCNGSGVTPTLNTDSASVTGSGVYSNGSITACATKAFTFCFDIKSTDTAAKLVVTDNSGVAMPGSSISYTNLQTDSIRGCVSWTPSPTDTGNRVFVVTVKDSSCNSAGVVINHVITVPVYVWAVTHALKDTAICTGDSTVLIGLGGTAYVWSVVPGGSPISSLSCTSCKSPVAKPTVTTSYIVNSNSASVCNQNTDTVTVTVIQQGVSATSNSPVCPGDTLKLFAGVSGVYYNWTGPNGFTSTLKNPVIPNAQSINAGFYGLSVNNGTCSSQVFNLQVLVAVPAGPNASSNSPVCAGNQIILTASTIQGTNVTYHWSGPNSFTSTQQNPVINNSTSANAGKYYVYAVKDGCVTNTDSVTITVNAVPLAPVVSPDTTGLCQSVVASALTATGTNLQWYTVPTGGTGSSTLIPSTSSPGVTRYYVSQTVNGCESSRDTATVIITAKPSNPTVTSNQGFCQNAVVGPLSATGTNIKWYVVPTGGAPLTNPPTPSTSTPGNTVFFVSQTSSTTGCESDRVPVTVTIYATPAPPAITSPINYCVGGPATPSIASQVAGSNLKWYTVPTGGIGSSTAPVANTSTATIDTYYVSQTQNTCEGPRGMIIVNVIANPAPPQTNNVTYCQFGIAGPLAANGQNLLWYAAATGGTGKTVAPVPSTSVAGTFKYYVSQTVNGCESERDSIVVTVNPKPQPPVGNDDSVCQYSVPVPLSGTGSNLLWYLAPTGGIGISIPPSPVTSTPGTFYWYVSQTLLGCESDRDTVEIEVVQLPDAPVADSAEYCLNGVAQPVTATGQDLKWYTVPFGGTPLATAPTPTTSSIGYIRYYVSQTMFGCESPRDTAVVKVDTLVTVNIYVSDKFFCLTDSVEIGQTGVMPDTGMFTWTWDGGNVLSGDTSGPYILKWNTPGKKTITLNAEDNGCRASDTSTLEVLPLPEAWFNMPDEICPGKELEVTTVDSFLKYAYGYNWTIEGASDIVRSDSTGFVTYWDKPGIYSVKLRTISDSGCMSPMFADTITVREEPKAKILPLEYTTICTKTGVNLKAEVLQGFHKYEWSPAEYFLINKSTDVIATIPSSGYIRLSVTDDFGCTGNDSVYVGIKLCCKAVLPSAFSPNNDGRNDQFGIISSGNYRISSFRIVNRYGDEVFSTRNQRDRWDGTYNGQPQGIGTYYYYIKYSCEDDDVDNEVEERGDVTLIR from the coding sequence TTGAAAAGACTAGTTTATACCTCTGTCGCGGCTGTATTTTTATTGATGACCTTGACGGGCTTTAAGGCAAAAGCGTCGCATGCTGCGGGTGGTGAATTAATATATCAATGGGTAAGTGATTCTACTTACAGGTTCTATTTTAAATTTTACAGGGACTGTACGGGTATACCGGAGCCGGGCACGGTAAACTTATGCGCATACAGTACCTGCACTAACCAGAACTTTAATACTACCATGAACAAGCTGACCACACTACCCGGAGGTATTCCCAACGGTAGCCAGGTAGCAACAGGTTGTGCCAATCAGCCCAGTACCTGTCAGAATACTTCATCACCAATTCCGGGTTACCGGGAATGGTGGTACAGTGCAGACGTGACATTGACACACAAGTGTAATTACTGGCAGTTCGGCGTAAGTATCAATGCCAGGAACCCGTCGGTAAACATTGTTTCAGGAAACTTTTATGTAGAAGTAAGATTGAACAACCAACTAGCACAGGGCAACTCTTCGCCTGTATTTTCAGTAAAGCCGGTACCCTATGTTTGCCTGAACCAGTTTTACAAATATAATAATGGTGGTGTTGACCCGGATGGAGATTCGGTAGCGTTCCAGGTGGTTAATCCATTAGCTGCGGGCAATTGTGTGGGTACAGCAGCTAATTGTAGCTTTCAGTCAGGGACTCCTGCCTATTCGATACCCAACAATCCTTTTCAAACCAATAATACATTTGCTATCAGCGCTACTACAGGTGAAATGTCATTCACGCCCGGATTACTGGGCTCGCAAACCGTGGCAATAAAAGCTAATGAATATCGGAATGGTGTTTTCATAGGTTCGGTAATGAGGGACATACAGGTGCAGGTGCTTAACTGTAATGGTAGTGGTGTTACACCTACCTTAAATACAGACTCTGCCAGTGTTACGGGTTCAGGCGTATATTCTAACGGTAGCATTACAGCATGTGCTACAAAAGCGTTTACCTTCTGTTTTGATATAAAATCAACAGATACGGCAGCTAAACTTGTTGTTACGGATAACAGTGGCGTAGCAATGCCGGGTTCTTCTATTTCATATACAAACCTGCAAACAGATTCTATCAGGGGTTGCGTTTCATGGACGCCTTCTCCTACCGATACAGGTAATCGTGTTTTCGTGGTTACTGTAAAGGATTCAAGTTGTAACTCTGCCGGTGTTGTTATCAACCATGTCATCACAGTACCGGTATATGTTTGGGCTGTTACCCATGCGTTGAAGGACACAGCCATTTGTACGGGAGACAGTACGGTACTCATCGGCCTTGGAGGTACGGCATATGTATGGTCTGTTGTTCCGGGCGGATCGCCGATCAGTTCTCTGAGCTGTACCTCATGTAAATCACCAGTTGCCAAACCAACAGTTACAACCAGCTACATTGTCAACTCCAACAGCGCGAGTGTCTGCAACCAAAATACAGATACGGTAACTGTTACCGTCATACAACAGGGAGTTAGCGCCACCAGCAATTCCCCGGTTTGCCCCGGCGATACACTGAAACTATTCGCGGGTGTATCCGGTGTATACTACAATTGGACCGGGCCAAACGGGTTTACTTCAACCTTGAAAAACCCGGTGATACCCAATGCACAAAGTATCAATGCAGGATTTTACGGGTTATCAGTTAATAATGGTACCTGCTCTTCGCAGGTATTCAATCTACAGGTTCTCGTAGCTGTTCCCGCAGGCCCTAACGCTTCCAGCAACAGCCCGGTATGTGCGGGCAACCAGATCATTCTTACCGCGTCGACAATACAAGGAACCAACGTAACGTATCATTGGTCGGGCCCGAATAGTTTTACGTCGACACAGCAGAATCCGGTCATAAATAATTCAACCTCTGCAAATGCGGGCAAATATTATGTGTATGCTGTAAAAGACGGATGCGTAACGAATACTGATAGCGTAACAATTACAGTTAATGCTGTACCGTTGGCACCAGTCGTCTCGCCGGATACTACAGGTTTATGCCAGTCTGTGGTGGCGTCGGCACTGACTGCAACGGGTACCAATCTGCAATGGTATACCGTACCAACAGGAGGTACAGGTAGCTCTACACTTATTCCTTCTACCTCTAGCCCGGGTGTGACGAGGTATTACGTATCGCAAACGGTAAATGGTTGTGAAAGTTCAAGAGATACCGCAACAGTTATCATAACAGCGAAACCGTCGAACCCTACTGTTACGTCTAACCAGGGTTTTTGTCAGAACGCAGTTGTCGGGCCGCTCTCTGCAACGGGTACCAATATCAAATGGTATGTAGTGCCTACAGGGGGAGCGCCGTTGACCAACCCGCCAACACCATCTACATCCACACCGGGTAACACAGTTTTCTTCGTATCGCAAACCAGCAGTACTACAGGTTGTGAGAGCGATCGTGTGCCGGTGACAGTAACGATATATGCAACTCCGGCACCACCGGCTATTACTTCGCCCATAAATTATTGTGTGGGTGGGCCGGCTACACCAAGCATAGCATCGCAGGTAGCGGGCAGCAACCTGAAATGGTATACAGTACCTACAGGAGGTATTGGCAGCAGCACAGCCCCTGTGGCTAACACTTCCACTGCTACTATAGATACATATTATGTATCGCAGACACAAAATACCTGCGAAGGGCCAAGGGGTATGATCATCGTAAATGTCATTGCTAATCCTGCGCCTCCGCAAACGAATAATGTCACGTATTGCCAGTTTGGTATTGCCGGTCCGCTGGCTGCCAACGGGCAGAACCTGTTATGGTATGCTGCAGCAACGGGAGGTACGGGCAAAACGGTAGCACCAGTACCATCTACATCAGTTGCCGGTACGTTCAAATATTATGTATCGCAAACAGTGAACGGTTGTGAGAGTGAGAGAGACTCAATAGTAGTAACCGTAAATCCGAAACCACAACCTCCGGTTGGTAATGATGATTCTGTTTGCCAGTATTCAGTACCGGTTCCCCTATCAGGTACAGGTAGCAACCTTTTGTGGTACCTGGCGCCGACAGGAGGCATAGGCATCTCTATTCCACCGTCGCCGGTTACCTCAACACCGGGAACATTCTACTGGTATGTGAGCCAGACGCTATTGGGTTGTGAAAGTGACCGTGATACCGTAGAAATAGAAGTGGTGCAGTTACCTGATGCGCCTGTAGCAGACAGTGCTGAATATTGCCTGAATGGAGTAGCACAACCTGTTACAGCAACAGGCCAGGACCTGAAATGGTATACCGTTCCATTTGGAGGTACACCTTTAGCAACTGCGCCTACACCCACTACATCATCAATAGGTTACATACGCTATTATGTATCACAAACCATGTTTGGTTGCGAGAGCCCCCGCGATACTGCGGTTGTAAAAGTTGATACCCTGGTTACTGTAAATATTTATGTGAGTGATAAATTCTTCTGTTTGACAGACTCAGTAGAAATAGGACAGACAGGTGTAATGCCTGACACAGGAATGTTTACCTGGACATGGGATGGAGGTAATGTGTTGTCAGGAGATACGTCAGGGCCATATATACTGAAGTGGAATACTCCGGGTAAAAAGACAATAACTTTGAATGCAGAAGATAATGGTTGCAGGGCATCAGACACGAGTACATTAGAAGTGCTGCCACTGCCGGAAGCCTGGTTCAATATGCCGGATGAGATATGCCCGGGCAAAGAACTGGAAGTAACGACTGTCGACAGTTTCCTGAAATATGCGTATGGCTACAACTGGACCATTGAAGGCGCGTCTGATATCGTCAGGTCTGATAGTACGGGTTTTGTCACCTATTGGGATAAGCCCGGCATATATTCCGTTAAACTAAGAACGATCTCAGATTCCGGTTGTATGTCTCCTATGTTTGCTGATACGATCACTGTAAGAGAAGAGCCGAAGGCAAAGATATTACCGCTTGAATACACAACTATATGTACCAAAACTGGCGTTAACCTGAAGGCGGAAGTATTACAGGGATTCCATAAATACGAATGGTCTCCGGCTGAATACTTCCTTATCAACAAGTCTACCGATGTAATTGCAACGATACCTAGTTCGGGCTACATACGTTTATCTGTTACTGATGATTTTGGTTGTACAGGAAACGACAGCGTATATGTAGGCATCAAGCTGTGCTGTAAGGCAGTGTTGCCAAGTGCATTCTCGCCCAACAACGATGGCAGGAATGATCAGTTCGGCATCATATCCAGCGGTAACTACAGGATATCATCTTTCAGAATAGTGAACAGGTATGGCGATGAGGTATTCAGCACCAGGAACCAGCGCGACCGCTGGGACGGTACGTACAATGGTCAGCCACAAGGTATCGGTACTTATTACTACTACATTAAATACTCCTGCGAAGATGATGATGTTGATAACGAAGTAGAAGAAAGAGGCGATGTAACATTGATAAGATAG
- a CDS encoding homocysteine S-methyltransferase family protein codes for MTKEQQLRDILSEKILVLDGAMGTMIQRYKLTEEDYRGERFKDWPSDLKGNNDLLVLTQPQIVKEIHKEYLDAGADILETNTFNAQAVSLADYDMQSLAYEINVAAAKLAKEAVTEFMQEHPGTQKFVAGAIGPMNKTLSLSPDVNDPGYRAITFDEIVDAYTEQVHGLVDGGADILLMETIFDTLNAKAAIFAINNYFQQTGKEKLPLMISGTITDASGRTLSGQTLEAFYISVMHAEPISIGLNCSLGGHEMRPYVEELSDLATCFVSSYPNAGLPNAMGEYDEQPKMTADIVKGFAQEGWVNIVGGCCGTTPDHIREIAKAVKDLKPRKLEEKNEAIA; via the coding sequence ATGACAAAAGAACAGCAACTGCGCGATATATTAAGTGAAAAGATACTGGTGTTAGATGGTGCCATGGGTACCATGATACAGCGTTATAAGCTGACGGAGGAGGATTATCGTGGCGAGCGTTTCAAAGACTGGCCAAGTGATCTGAAAGGCAATAACGACCTGCTGGTGCTGACACAACCACAGATAGTAAAAGAGATACATAAAGAATACCTGGATGCCGGCGCTGATATATTAGAGACCAATACATTCAATGCGCAGGCGGTATCGTTGGCTGATTATGATATGCAATCGCTGGCATATGAAATAAATGTGGCTGCTGCTAAACTGGCCAAAGAAGCGGTTACGGAATTTATGCAGGAGCATCCGGGCACGCAGAAATTCGTAGCGGGAGCCATAGGCCCGATGAATAAAACACTATCTCTTTCTCCTGACGTGAATGACCCGGGTTACAGGGCTATTACTTTCGATGAGATAGTAGATGCTTATACAGAGCAGGTACATGGCCTTGTAGACGGCGGCGCGGACATCCTGCTGATGGAAACGATATTTGACACGCTGAATGCCAAGGCTGCCATATTCGCTATCAATAATTACTTTCAGCAGACAGGTAAAGAAAAGCTGCCGCTGATGATATCAGGTACCATCACTGATGCTTCGGGCAGAACATTAAGTGGACAAACTTTAGAAGCTTTCTATATATCCGTGATGCATGCCGAGCCTATAAGCATAGGTCTGAATTGCTCATTAGGTGGACATGAAATGAGGCCTTATGTGGAGGAACTGTCAGACCTCGCTACATGCTTTGTAAGCTCTTATCCTAACGCGGGCCTGCCCAATGCTATGGGCGAATACGATGAGCAACCCAAAATGACTGCTGATATTGTAAAAGGTTTTGCACAGGAAGGATGGGTAAATATAGTTGGTGGTTGTTGCGGTACTACACCCGATCATATTCGTGAAATAGCCAAAGCGGTGAAAGATTTAAAGCCGAGGAAGCTGGAAGAGAAGAACGAGGCTATTGCTTAG
- a CDS encoding ATP-dependent Clp protease ATP-binding subunit has protein sequence MDSNFSPKVKEIISYSREEALRLGNDFIGTEHLLLGLIRDGEGLAVKVLQTMQVDLFDLRKELEMAIRDKGNKPLANINSLPLTKQAEKVIRITVLEAKALKSPTVETEHLMLSILKNKENVATQILHQYEVDYEKFKSELAIVQGEAPRGDYSDPGGEEFEEDDERRQFQQRRQAGNTKSKTPVLDNFGRDITKMAELGTLDPIVGREEEIERVSQILSRRKKNNPILIGEPGVGKTAIVEGLALRIIQRKVSRVLFDKRIIMLDLAALVAGTKYRGQFEERMKAIMNELEKNRDVILFIDEIHTIVGAGGATGSLDASNIFKPALARGELQCIGASTLDEYRQYIEKDGALDRRFQKVLVDPPTADETIEILSNIRPKYEEFHNVEYSEEAIKACVTLSNRYISDRFLPDKAIDVMDEVGARVHLKNIHVPDEVVQLEGKIEEIKEEKNKVVKSQRYEEAAKLRDTEKRLLEELETAKNKWEEQVKTEKYPVGEEDIAEVVAMMTGIPTRRIAQSEGNKLVGMADELKQGVIGQDEAIVKITRAIQRNRVGLKDPKKPIGSFIFLGPTGVGKTELAKVLSEFMFDSKDALIRIDMSEYMEKFSVSRLIGAPPGYVGYEEGGQLTEKVRRKPYSVVLLDEIEKAHPDIFNILLQVLDDGQLTDGLGRKVDFKNTLIIMTSNIGARQLKDFGQGVGFSTGAKQAAAEDHSKGVIESALKRTFSPEFLNRIDDVVIFNQLDEVDISKIIDIIMKDVLKRLSNLGFQLELKEAAKKFIAQKGYDPQFGARPLHRAIQKHLEDPLAEELLNHKIKEGDTVVADFNEKEGKITFKIESKPSAKKNESAETE, from the coding sequence ATGGATTCAAATTTTTCACCAAAGGTAAAAGAGATCATCTCCTACAGCAGGGAAGAGGCGTTGAGGCTAGGGAATGACTTTATAGGCACGGAGCACTTGCTGCTGGGCCTTATCAGGGACGGAGAAGGGCTGGCTGTAAAAGTATTGCAGACCATGCAGGTAGATCTTTTTGACCTGCGCAAAGAACTGGAAATGGCCATAAGGGATAAGGGCAACAAACCGCTTGCCAACATCAACAGCCTGCCACTGACCAAACAGGCAGAAAAGGTAATACGCATAACCGTTCTGGAAGCTAAGGCGCTGAAAAGCCCTACAGTAGAAACAGAACATTTAATGCTGTCTATCCTTAAGAACAAAGAGAATGTAGCTACACAGATATTACATCAGTATGAAGTAGACTACGAAAAATTCAAAAGCGAACTGGCTATCGTACAGGGCGAAGCTCCGAGAGGAGATTACAGTGACCCGGGCGGAGAAGAGTTTGAAGAGGACGATGAACGCCGCCAGTTTCAGCAACGCAGGCAGGCAGGAAACACAAAATCGAAAACGCCCGTACTGGACAACTTCGGCAGGGACATTACCAAAATGGCCGAGCTGGGTACACTGGACCCGATAGTAGGCAGGGAAGAAGAGATAGAGCGTGTATCGCAGATACTTTCGCGCCGCAAAAAGAATAACCCGATCCTGATTGGTGAACCCGGTGTCGGAAAGACCGCCATCGTAGAAGGCCTTGCATTGCGCATCATCCAGCGTAAGGTTAGCCGGGTGCTGTTTGACAAACGCATCATTATGCTGGACCTCGCAGCGCTGGTGGCAGGTACCAAATACCGGGGCCAGTTTGAAGAGCGCATGAAAGCCATCATGAATGAGCTGGAAAAGAACCGCGACGTCATCCTCTTCATTGATGAGATACATACCATCGTTGGAGCTGGCGGGGCTACCGGTTCACTGGATGCTTCCAATATTTTCAAACCGGCTCTGGCCAGAGGTGAACTGCAATGCATCGGAGCTTCCACCCTGGATGAATACAGACAATACATCGAAAAGGACGGAGCACTTGACAGACGCTTTCAGAAGGTTCTGGTAGATCCGCCAACTGCCGATGAAACCATAGAGATTCTCAGCAACATCAGGCCTAAATATGAAGAATTTCATAATGTTGAATACAGCGAAGAGGCCATCAAAGCCTGTGTGACACTCAGTAACCGATACATCAGCGATCGCTTCCTGCCCGATAAGGCCATTGATGTAATGGATGAAGTAGGCGCTCGTGTGCACCTGAAGAATATCCATGTTCCTGATGAGGTAGTGCAGCTGGAAGGAAAGATCGAAGAGATCAAGGAAGAGAAGAATAAGGTGGTCAAGAGCCAGCGATATGAAGAGGCTGCCAAACTTCGCGATACAGAAAAACGCCTGTTGGAAGAACTGGAGACCGCCAAAAATAAATGGGAAGAACAGGTCAAGACAGAAAAATACCCTGTCGGGGAAGAAGATATTGCAGAAGTAGTGGCCATGATGACCGGCATTCCTACAAGACGTATTGCCCAAAGTGAAGGCAACAAACTGGTAGGTATGGCCGATGAATTGAAACAGGGAGTCATCGGGCAGGACGAAGCCATCGTCAAGATCACCAGGGCTATCCAGCGCAACCGGGTGGGACTGAAAGATCCTAAAAAACCCATTGGCTCATTCATATTCCTGGGGCCTACCGGTGTGGGCAAAACAGAACTGGCCAAGGTACTCAGTGAGTTCATGTTTGATTCCAAAGACGCTCTCATTCGAATAGATATGAGTGAGTACATGGAAAAATTCAGTGTGAGCAGACTGATCGGTGCGCCTCCGGGTTATGTTGGGTATGAAGAAGGCGGGCAGCTGACCGAAAAGGTCAGACGCAAACCATACAGTGTAGTGCTGCTCGATGAAATCGAAAAAGCTCACCCTGACATTTTCAATATTCTGTTGCAGGTTCTTGATGATGGCCAGCTTACAGACGGGCTCGGACGCAAGGTTGACTTCAAGAACACACTCATCATCATGACCTCCAACATTGGTGCCCGTCAGCTGAAAGATTTCGGTCAGGGCGTGGGCTTCAGTACCGGCGCCAAACAGGCAGCCGCTGAAGACCATAGTAAAGGTGTGATAGAAAGTGCCCTGAAGCGCACTTTCTCTCCTGAATTCCTGAACAGGATAGATGATGTGGTCATCTTCAACCAACTGGATGAAGTTGATATCAGTAAGATCATAGACATCATTATGAAAGATGTGCTGAAACGCCTGAGCAACTTAGGTTTCCAACTGGAGTTGAAAGAGGCTGCCAAGAAGTTCATCGCACAAAAAGGTTACGACCCTCAATTTGGTGCAAGGCCGCTGCACAGGGCTATACAGAAACACCTGGAAGACCCACTGGCAGAAGAACTGCTGAACCACAAAATAAAAGAAGGCGATACAGTTGTGGCAGACTTTAATGAGAAAGAAGGTAAGATCACTTTCAAAATAGAAAGCAAACCATCTGCCAAGAAAAACGAAAGCGCAGAAACTGAATAA
- a CDS encoding STAS domain-containing protein, translating into MEFKFDTKPSYTVITPQTDALDVNLTGQLAEQIALYINKGSNNFIIDMQQCSKTDNTSFPALAELHEDCYMNQRSLVFTGIQAPVLDALNENELAEMLNIAPTMQEAVDIISMEILERDLMNED; encoded by the coding sequence ATGGAGTTCAAATTTGATACCAAACCTTCTTACACGGTCATTACGCCCCAAACAGATGCCCTGGATGTTAATTTGACAGGACAACTGGCGGAACAGATAGCCCTGTATATCAATAAGGGCAGTAATAATTTTATTATCGACATGCAACAATGCTCAAAAACCGACAATACGTCATTCCCGGCACTGGCAGAGCTGCATGAAGATTGCTATATGAACCAGAGGTCACTGGTTTTCACCGGTATACAAGCTCCTGTGCTGGATGCGCTGAATGAAAATGAACTGGCCGAAATGTTAAATATCGCTCCAACTATGCAGGAAGCGGTAGATATTATAAGCATGGAGATTCTGGAACGAGACCTGATGAATGAAGATTAG
- a CDS encoding ribonuclease Z, translated as MRVTILGNNSALPAFGRNPTAQIVSVYGEYLLIDCGEGTQVQMQTHAIKWRKLGHIFISHMHGDHYFGLPGLINSMSLLGRVAPLHLYGPAPLMPILQETLDLAETVLSYELHFHPLPETSELLVETDTFKVTCFPVEHRIPCMGFLVESKTRGRKILPAQCRDYEIPRYYYDKLKAGEDYMRKDGTVVKNEVLTTEGPPVKKYAFCADTKFTDSFIKYIQGADTIYHECTYLHAEVEKAEARYHSTSVQAAEVAKMAGAKQLLLGHYSSKYRDLSPFREEAMTVFPNSLVTIEGTTYDI; from the coding sequence ATGAGAGTAACAATTTTAGGAAACAACTCGGCACTACCCGCATTTGGCAGAAACCCCACTGCGCAGATCGTGTCGGTGTATGGTGAATATTTATTGATTGACTGTGGCGAGGGCACACAGGTACAGATGCAGACGCATGCCATAAAATGGCGCAAACTCGGGCATATTTTCATCAGTCATATGCATGGCGACCATTATTTTGGTTTGCCCGGACTTATCAACAGTATGAGTCTCTTAGGACGTGTGGCACCACTGCATTTGTATGGGCCTGCGCCGCTCATGCCTATATTGCAGGAGACGCTGGACCTGGCAGAGACGGTTTTATCATACGAGTTACACTTTCATCCCCTGCCTGAAACAAGTGAATTATTGGTAGAGACCGATACGTTTAAAGTAACCTGCTTTCCTGTAGAGCACAGGATACCATGTATGGGTTTCCTGGTTGAAAGTAAAACACGAGGCAGGAAGATATTGCCTGCTCAATGCCGTGACTATGAGATCCCGCGTTATTATTATGATAAGTTGAAAGCAGGAGAGGATTATATGCGTAAAGACGGGACTGTTGTCAAAAACGAGGTATTGACCACAGAAGGGCCGCCGGTAAAGAAATACGCGTTCTGCGCTGATACTAAGTTTACCGATTCATTCATTAAATACATACAAGGTGCAGACACCATCTATCACGAATGTACCTACCTGCATGCTGAAGTTGAAAAGGCGGAAGCACGTTACCACAGTACGTCAGTCCAGGCGGCTGAAGTAGCAAAAATGGCGGGCGCCAAACAGTTGTTACTCGGCCACTATTCATCTAAATACCGCGACCTGTCCCCCTTCAGGGAAGAAGCCATGACGGTTTTCCCCAATTCGCTGGTTACGATAGAAGGAACTACTTACGATATCTAA